In Rutidosis leptorrhynchoides isolate AG116_Rl617_1_P2 chromosome 2, CSIRO_AGI_Rlap_v1, whole genome shotgun sequence, one genomic interval encodes:
- the LOC139890917 gene encoding uncharacterized protein, translating to MGPNQQYTRINTLELKNILYQKIGQQRAEKYFNLLKKLFSLQLSKSNFDKFCIRTIGRENLPLHNRLISSIVKNAALAEVPPPTVKKLTNSLNVKVGKGLQKNSLQSLYGDAFPLSPRKSRSPRERKIKDKDRRSPLGPNGPKVHQEAHQSPTELHSLGSRPPVEVLSVEDGEEVVSGSPGIQSRSPVTAPLGISLKTCHPRKTLCHTSVYGSDGARALPQTCERNCELPDSKYLRGRLKEKLESEGLSISEDCANLLNVGLDAYLKRLLEPCVGLARSRTPQFVPGYNGTFTGLYRQRPRIMSRVSVLDFSVAMEYDSCKIGGDWSTQLEKLCFSTFTE from the coding sequence ATGGGTCCGAATCAGCAGTATACAAGAATCAATACGTTAGAGCTGAAAAATATTTTGTATCAGAAGATTGGACAGCAAAGGGCTGAAAAGTATTTCAATCTGCTTAAGAAATTATTCAGTCTTCAGCTCAGCAAGAGCAATTTTGACAAGTTTTGCATTCGAACTATCGGGCGGGAAAATCTCCCTCTTCACAATCGGTTAATTTCTTCAATCGTGAAAAACGCAGCTCTTGCTGAAGTTCCGCCTCCAACAGTAAAAAAGTTAACGAATTCTCTTaatgtgaaagttggaaaaggtttACAGAAAAACAGTCTTCAATCACTTTATGGAGATGCGTTTCCTTTATCACCTCGAAAAAGCCGGTCTCCACGAGAACGCAAAATTAAGGATAAGGACCGTCGTAGCCCTCTTGGGCCAAACGGGCCGAAAGTGCACCAGGAGGCCCATCAAAGCCCAACTGAGCTTCACTCTCTTGGTAGCAGACCGCCTGTTGAAGTTTTATCTGTGGAAGATGGTGAAGAAGTTGTTTCGGGTAGTCCGGGAATTCAAAGCAGAAGCCCGGTTACAGCTCCTTTAGGTATTTCTTTAAAAACGTGCCACCCTCGAAAAACATTATGTCATACTTCTGTATACGGTTCAGATGGGGCCCGGGCCCTGCCTCAGACTTGTGAAAGAAATTGTGAGTTACCGGATAGTAAATATTTGAGGGGTCGTTTGAAAGAGAAATTGGAAAGTGAGGGGCTAAGTATTTCAGAGGATTGTGCGAATTTATTAAACGTTGGTTTGGATGCTTACTTGAAAAGATTGTTGGAACCTTGCGTAGGGTTAGCACGGTCTAGAACCCCACAGTTCGTACCTGGTTATAATGGAACGTTTACTGGGTTGTATCGACAAAGACCAAGGATTATGTCACGTGTGTCGGTTTTGGATTTTAGTGTTGCAATGGAGTATGATTCTTGTAAAATTGGAGGTGATTGGTCAACACAGTTAGAGAAGTTATGTTTTAGTACTTTTACAGAATAA
- the LOC139890916 gene encoding FAD-linked sulfhydryl oxidase ERV1-like codes for MSENPIEAICNTLGRISGSVQSNLFKLFSIPQKPTNLQLSVSVSTTTSSAATSSILSNDSFLPQPTDPPKKQISSGPVTKEELGRATWMFIHTLGAQYPENPTRQQKKDVKELMAILSRIYPCKECADHFKEVLSSNPVQAGSQAEFSQWLCRVHNVVNRSLGKPTFPCERVDARWGKLDCEHRLCDLQGSMTLFGGRTD; via the exons ATGTCGGAAAATCCTATAGAAGCCATTTGCAACACATTAGGAAGAATTTCAGGCTCCGTTCAATCAAATCTATTCAAATTATTTAGCATCCCCCAAAAACCCACAAATTTACAGCTTTCAGTTTCTGTATCTACTACTACATCTTCAGCAGCTACTTCATCGATACTGTCCAATGATTCTTTTCTTCCTCAACCCACTGACCCCCCAAAAAAG CAAATTTCGTCTGGTCCGGTGACTAAAGAAGAGCTAGGAAGGGCCACTTGGATGTTCATTCACACTCTCGGTGCTCAG TACCCAGAAAATCCCACCAGGCAGCAAAAGAAGGATGTTAAAGAATTG ATGGCAATATTATCTCGCATATACCCTTGCAAAGAATGTGCTGACCACTTCAAAGAAGTGTTAAG CTCAAACCCTGTACAGGCTGGTTCTCAAGCTGAGTTTTCCCAATGGCTTTGTCGAGTACACAATGTTGTTAACCGGAG CCTTGGTAAGCCAACATTTCCATGTGAACGAGTTGATGCAAGATGGGGAAAGCTGGACTGTGAGCATCGTTTATGCGATTTACAAGGATCTATGacactttttggtggtcgaactgATTAG